One genomic region from Pristis pectinata isolate sPriPec2 chromosome X, sPriPec2.1.pri, whole genome shotgun sequence encodes:
- the LOC127566974 gene encoding zinc finger CCCH domain-containing protein 10-like has translation MSENDTDNLVNSSKYEPGKSKRNVCRDFLRNVCTRGKNCRYFHPDNIEASELTDIRNDIDNLVNVGNDEAGKSKLNICRDFLRNLCNRGKNCRYFHPDDIEVSNHADLSNDADNLVNNSKHDASKSKRNVCRDFLRNVCSRGKNCRYFHPDNVEAYDVGEMRHESIFCQYFQNSKCTRENCTFIHGTKGEENYYNKTGKLPAHLQKTVAVTFGLSPSNLPLITKEVPFCRDFLKGKCRRGSKCKFQHLKRDDSDKKSTEKVSQNREASPEICRYDRLDDLYETEKCDYDQNPKRKRMEGLRFEVFDYSTPNLRPVERSFLEEENHMLRKRNEELKKQVSSLMITNEVLLEQNADLRKQVKLGILTAGNDPSQPPTMHTLTNYNHSIVETHTTLSNQTLRSQPISHQELIAQARAHNALCSEATSQSPPHLSAALSTPYAQGMASPVSIAPIAISVAPVAVTQSLPGIAMSYTTTQMVSYPNASQSMRFLCRAEES, from the exons ATGTCCGAGAACGACACTGATAATTTAGTCAACAGCAGCAAATATGAGCCTGGCAAGAGCAAACGGAATGTTTGCCGAGACTTTCTGCGCAATGTCTGCACCCGTGGTAAGAATTGCAG GTATTTCCATCCAGATAACATTGAGGCTTCTGAACTCACTGACATAAGGAACGACATTGATAATTTAGTCAACGTTGGCAATGATGAGGCTGGCAAAAGCAAACTGAACATTTGCCGAGACTTTCTGCGCAATCTCTGCAATCGTGGTAAGAATTGCAGatattttcacccagatgatATTGAGGTCTCCAACCATGCTGACCTAAGTAATGATGCTGATAACTTAGTCAATAATAGCAAACATGACGCTAGCAAGAGCAAACGGAATGTTTGTCGAGACTTTCTGCGCAATGTCTGCAGTCGTGGTAAGAATTGCAGGTACTTTCACCCGGACAACGTTGAAGCCTATGATGTAGGTGAAATGCGGCATGAGTCTATCTTTTGTCAGTACTTTCAGAATAGTAAATGCACCCGTGAGAACTGCACGTTCATTCACGGGACAAAGGGTGAAGAGAATTATTACAATAAAACAGGAAAGCTTCCTGCCCACTTGCAAAAGACAGTGGCTGTGACTTTTGGGCTCTCGCCCTCTAATTTGCCTCTTATTACAAAGGAAGTCCCATTCTGCCGTGACTTTCTAAAAGGCAAATGTCGAAGAGGATCCAAGTGTAAATTCCAGCACTTGAAACGTGATGACAGCGATaagaaaagcacagaaaaagtgtCACAAAATAGAGAAGCTTCTCCTGAGATCTGCAGATATGACCGTTTGGATGACCTGTATGAGACTGAGAAATGTGATTATGACCAAAAtccaaaaaggaaaagaatggaGGGCCTGCGGTTTGAAGTATTTGATTACAGTACGCCCAATCTGCGTCCAGTTGAAAGGAGTTTTCTGGAGGAGGAAAACCATATGCTCAGAAAGCGCAATGAAGAGCTCAAGAAGCAGGTGTCAAGCCTAATGATTACAAATGAGGTACTTCTGGAACAAAATGCTGATCTACGCAAGCAAGTGAAGCTGGGCATCCTGACCGCAGGAAATGATCCATCACAACCACCAACTATGCATACTCTTACCAATTATAATCATAGCATAGTAGAGACTCACACCACCCTCAGCAACCAGACCTTGAGATCACAGCCTATTTCTCATCAAGAATTAATAGCGCAAGCTAGAGCTCATAATGCTTTGTGTTCTGAAGCTACATCCCAAAGTCCACCCCATCTTAGTGCTGCTCTCTCTACACCTTATGCCCAGGGGATGGCTTCACCAGTTTCAATAGCACCAATTGCCATCTCAGTTGCACCAGTGGCAGTTACGCAATCACTCCCAGGAATTGCCATGAGTTATACCACCACTCAAATGGTCAgttatccaaatgcatcacagagTATGAGGTTCCTCTGTCGTGCAGAGGAGAGTTGA
- the LOC127566975 gene encoding zinc finger CCCH domain-containing protein 10-like, whose amino-acid sequence MPDKDNLFNSGNDEAGHSSDDICRDFLRNVCKRGKRCKFYHPDINEVSDLGVKKNEFVFCHDYQNKECTRINCKFIHGTKEDEEHYKKSGELPPRLRLTVAMGLGLSPSDLSFKKGEVPICRDYLKGDCQRGSKCKFRHLKRDEYEYENRTLERLARDQVLSPVVRRYDPFDDLYDTDRYTDYDHILKRRRVDGLRFESYDFSISNSRPVDYRFLEEENLMLRKRVEELKKQISNLMATNEVLLEQNAHFRNQTKVVTLTSTPTATEQILAAPTVATLTNYNHGVAQTHTTLSSQALQPRPVTQQDLVATAAASAAPPTNAAPTAQHLNPEIASLPAALAQTIAQGMAPPVSMAPVAVSVAPVAVSIAQALPGITISHATTPMVTYPIASQSMRITAIPH is encoded by the coding sequence ATGCCGGATAAAGATAATTTATTTAACAGTGGTAATGACGAGGCTGGCCACAGCTCAGATGATATTTGCCGTGACTTCCTGCGCAATGTCTGCAAACGTGGCAAGCGCTGCAAGTTCTACCACCCCGACATTAATGAGGTGTCCGACTTGGgtgttaaaaaaaatgagtttgtCTTTTGCCATGATTATCAGAACAAGGAGTGCACTCGTATCAACTGCAAGTTTATTCATGGGACAAAGGAAGATGAGGAACATTACAAAAAATCAGGAGAGCTTCCCCCACGTCTGCGCCTTACAGTGGCCATGGGTCTTGGCCTTTCACCTTCtgacctttcttttaaaaaaggtgAGGTTCCAATCTGCCGAGATTACCTGAAAGGGGACTGTCAAAGAGGATCTAAATGTAAATTTCGGCACTTAAAACGTGATGAATATGAGTATGAAAACAGAACTTTAGAGAGATTAGCACGAGACCAAGTGCTTTCTCCTGTAGTGCGGCGATATGACCCATTTGATGACCTCTATGACACTGATCGTTATACTGACTATGACCATATACTAAAGAGGAGAAGAGTGGATGGCTTGCGATTTGAAAGTTATGATTTTAGTATCTCAAATTCGCGTCCAGTGGACTATAGATTTCTAGAAGAGGAGAATCTGATGCTTCGAAAGCGTGTTGAAGAACTCAAAAAACAGATCTCAAATTTGATGGCAACTAATGAGGTGCTTTTGGAGCAAAATGCACATTTCCGCAACCAAACTAAGGTGGTGACGCTGACCTCCACTCCCACAGCGACAGAGCAAATACTGGCAGCACCAACTGTGGCCACACTGACCAATTACAACCATGGTGTAGCACAGACTCACACCACTTTGAGCAGCCAAGCACTTCAACCACGACCTGTCACGCAGCAAGATCTAGTGGCGACTGCTGCAGCTTCTGCTGCACCACCTACCAATGCTGCACCAACAGCACAGCATCTTAATCCTGAAATTGCTTCTCTCCCTGCGGCACTTGCCCAGACCATTGCCCAGGGAATGGCACCTCCAGTTTCCATGGCCCCAGTGGCTGTCTCTGTTGCACCAGTGGCAGTATCAATTGCACAAGCACTGCCAGGAATCACCATAAGCCATGCCACCACACCAATGGTTACTTATCCAATTGCATCACAGAGTATGAGAATAACAGCAATTCCTCACTGA